The following are from one region of the Pseudorasbora parva isolate DD20220531a chromosome 12, ASM2467924v1, whole genome shotgun sequence genome:
- the hemk1 gene encoding MTRF1L release factor glutamine methyltransferase: MMFKTIWFRFSGVLKQKSVVRFSSRAAEGAVAPPADGSVTAEQAVRLWATHFRLHGISEPLLSSQYIISHVLGEKTLECVPRKRLRDTLTDTEIEKVWKLCSKRLTKMPVQYVIEEWDFRDLTLKMKRPVFIPRPETEELVSLVLEDLRLMQGESHKTDLRGLEVGCGSGAISLSLLRSIPQLRVFALDQSQTAVCLTMENANRLGLQDRLYVHHLDVIKDAGEIMSKCEPVDFIVSNPPYLLSQDMKTLQTEILRFEDHAALDGGLDGLSVIRPILGLGSELLTERGRVYLEVAPCHPPVIQQLIEEMMPGLLYLETHCDLTNRPRFCILQKKGEND, encoded by the exons ATGATGTTCAAGACCATATGGTTTCGATTCAGTGGAGTGTTAAAACAGAAA AGTGTTGTGAGGTTTTCGTCACGTGCAGCAGAGGGCGCTGTTGCTCCTCCGGCAGACGGTAGTGTCACAGCAGAGCAGGCGGTCAGACTGTGGGCTACACACTTCAGACTGCACGGCATCTCGGAGCCTCTCCTCTCTAGTCAATATATAATATCTCATGTTCTTGGAGAAAAAACA CTGGAATGTGTGCCGAGGAAAAGACTGAGAGACACCCTGACTGACACGGAAATAGAAAAAGTGTGGAAATTATGCTCCAAACGCCTAACAAA gaTGCCTGTACAGTATGTGATTGAGGAATGGGACTTCAGAGACCTGACCCTGAAGATGAAGCGTCCCGTGTTCATACCCCGTCCTGAAACAGAG GAGCTGGTTAGTCTGGTTCTAGAGGACCTCCGGTTGATGCAGGGGGAATCGCACAAGACTGATTTACGAGGTCTAGAGGTGGGCTGTGGATCTGGAGCCATCTCTCTTAGTTTACTACGCAGCATTCCACAG CTCAGGGTATTTGCTTTGGATCAAAGCCAGACAGCAGTATGTCTTACAATGGAAAACGCAAACAG ACTGGGTCTGCAGGACAGGCTATATGTTCACCATTTAGATGTGATTAAGG ATGCAGGTGAAATAATGAGCAAATGTGAACCTGTTGATTTTATAGTGAGCAACCCTCCCTACTTGCTCAGTCAGGACATGAAGACTTTACAAACGGAGATACTCAG GTTTGAAGACCATGCTGCATTGGACGGGGGTTTGGACGGGCTGTCTGTGATTCGTCCGATTTTGGGTCTGGGCTCTGAGCTCTTAACAGAGCGAGG GCGGGTTTACCTCGAGGTTGCTCCATGCCATCCTCCAGTCATTCAGCAGCTGATAGAGGAAATGATGCCGGGGTTGCTTTATCTAGAAACCCACTGTGATCTCACCAACAG GCCGCGATTTTGCATTTTACAGAAGAAAGGAGAGAACGACTGA